A window of the Lactuca sativa cultivar Salinas chromosome 7, Lsat_Salinas_v11, whole genome shotgun sequence genome harbors these coding sequences:
- the LOC111883826 gene encoding F-box/LRR-repeat protein At4g29420, which yields MDNLPESLALEILSRLDDSETVACCRMASKTFNSVFPGLQFINLQWRLKWYLESRSSVSSSSSSSRFTPSLKRVFLNLVSNLSALESVRIGVENPPLDVMNADVEDDGDDLHITDEGFVKEWLPRVSGALKLLSLSDFWVQSSRRRSEVLSLISVHCQNLIELELKNAWLAVQNMNAMPMLTSLTLELIRLDDKNLTELNTCFPNLQVLNLIDVRGLKMPMIHLLNLKTFHWTVTDSPSYICIIAPNLLTLRLECRSPYAIYIEAPLCYNLHLALDHLNGFAVKRFQKLKNVQLECSNIRSLIRKLHRLETVEALTLDIRAGGNSKFNLEVLFCTFPNITSLCFKPRVWSEFEVWCGDIGLKGVKRFCGYLSVIDPLMTFALVDCVLEECFNCVEISLLIHRGVPSNVSKHFITKCMAQWPDLKWGWGIWEEGREDSWIPEEQLPKTLVEEGSDSI from the exons ATGGATAACCTTCCTGAATCTCTAGCGCTCGAAATATTGAGTCGACTCGACGACTCAGAAACGGTAGCATGCTGCCGTATGGCGAGTAAGACTTTCAATTCTGTATTTCCAGGCCTTCAATTTATAAACCTGCAGTGGCGATTGAAATGGTACCTGGAATCAAGGTCCAGTGTTTCGAGTTCTTCAAGTTCTTCCCGATTTACTCCCTCTCTAAAGAGAGTTTTTCTAAATCTTGTATCTAACTTAAGTGCACTGGAATCGGTGCGTATTGGCGTCGAGAATCCACCCCTAGATGTGATGAACGCTGACGTTGAAGATGATGGCGATGATCTGCACATCACCGATGAGGGCTTCGTTAAAGAGTGGCTCCCTAGGGTTTCCGGAGCTTTGAAATTGCTTTCACTATCAGATTTTTGGGTTCAGTCGAGTAGGCGTCGATCAGAAGTCTTGTCACTCATCTCTGTGCACT GTCAAAATCTTATTGAATTAGAGCTGAAGAACGCATGGCTGGCTGTACAAAACATGAACGCCATGCCGATGCTAACAAGTTTAACGCTTGAACTCATAAGATTAGATGACAAAAATCTAACCGAGTTAAATACATGTTTCCCAAATCTTCAAGTTCTTAACTTGATAGATGTTAGAGGTCTCAAAATGCCGATGATCCACCTCCTCAACCTGAAAACCTTCCATTGGACTGTAACAGATTCACcatcatatatatgtataatcgCACCCAATCTCCTCACACTCAGACTCGAGTGTAGAAGTCCCTATGCCATTTATATTGAAGCTCCTTTGTGCTACAACTTGCATCTTGCACTTGATCACTTGAACGGGTTTGCAGTCAAAAGATTTCAGAAATTGAAAAATGTACAACTCGAGTGTTCAAACATTCGCTCCTTAATTCGTAAGCTTCATCGTTTAGAAACAGTAGAAGCGCTGACCTTAGATATAAGAGCAGGTGGAAATTCCAAATTTAACCTAGAGGTTTTATTCTGTACTTTCCCGAACATAACTTCTTTGTGTTTTAAACCAAGGGTTTGGTCAGAATTTGAGGTGTGGTGTGGCGACATTGGGCTTAAAGGTGTGAAAAGATTTTGTGGGTATTTGTCAGTTATTGATCCTTTGATGACTTTCGCCTTGGTTGATTGCGTGTTAGAAGAATGCTTCAACTGTGTAGAAATCTCTTTACTCATCCACCGTGGTGTTCCTTCTAatgtatcaaaacatttcatcacTAAGTGCATGGCTCAGTGGCCTGATCTGAAGTGGGGATGGGGGATTTGGGAGGAAGGAAGGGAAGATTCTTGGATCCCTGAAGAGCAGTTACCTAAAACTCTTGTGGAGGAAGGATCAGATTCCATATGA